The following proteins are encoded in a genomic region of Mahella australiensis 50-1 BON:
- the mgsA gene encoding methylglyoxal synthase, protein MNIALIAHDKKKDDMVNFCIAYKDILKHHNLCATGTTGGLVIQATGLNVHRFLSGPLGGDQQIGARVAYNKIDLVIFLRDPLTAQPHEPDVSALLRLCDVHNIPLATNMATAEALIKALDRGDLDWRLVVNPPSRDDIYSEDI, encoded by the coding sequence ATGAACATCGCTTTGATAGCGCATGATAAGAAAAAAGACGATATGGTAAATTTTTGTATAGCATATAAGGATATATTGAAACATCATAATCTCTGTGCCACGGGCACTACCGGTGGGCTGGTTATACAGGCTACAGGGCTTAATGTTCATCGCTTTTTATCTGGACCGTTAGGTGGAGATCAGCAGATAGGTGCTAGGGTGGCATATAATAAGATCGACCTTGTTATATTCTTAAGAGATCCGCTTACGGCGCAACCGCATGAGCCTGACGTAAGCGCTTTGCTCAGACTATGTGATGTGCATAATATACCTCTGGCCACCAATATGGCCACGGCTGAAGCCTTGATAAAAGCCTTAGACAGGGGGGATCTTGACTGGCGTTTGGTAGTCAATCCACCCAGTAGAGATGATATATATTCCGAAGACATATAA
- a CDS encoding TIGR03960 family B12-binding radical SAM protein, which produces MRNRSIDKILLSVEKPARYIGNEYNAVHKNLASVEVRFAFAFPDVYDIGMSHLGIRILYDILNKRDDTFCERVFAPWVDMEQQMRQHEIPLFALESGDSIADFDMLGFTLQYEMSYTNVLNMLDLAGIPIWSKERTNRHPFVLAGGPCAYNPEPLADIIDFFLIGDGEEAIDEIVNCYKTWKHSGDTDRQNFLKHVASIDGVYVPSLYEISYNDDGTINAIAPKIDSLPHTIRKRVVTNLNSAAYPERPIVPYIDIVHDRAVLEIFRGCTRGCRFCQAGMVYRPIRERSADRLVELADKLVRATGYSEMSLSSLSTGDYSQLEQLVKILLEKFQEDKVALSLPSLRLDSIDKSLLERIQSVKKTGLTFAPEAGTQRLRDVINKGITDDDILRTVEYAFQQGWQSVKLYFMIGLPTETDDDLYGIAEMARRILDVYYSIPKDQRGRHIDITVSTSSFVPKPFTPFQWDPQDKIDRLSYKQHLLQQQLRMKHVTYHWSDNRLSFIEAVFARGDRRLGRVLAAALANGCRFDAWTDYFNYDGWLKAFEQCSINPEFYASRVRSYDEVLPWDHIDAGVSKDFLIRERERALKGKTTFDCRRACIKCGIERWEGVCDNANASTL; this is translated from the coding sequence TTGAGGAACAGAAGCATAGATAAGATACTATTATCGGTAGAAAAGCCTGCGAGATATATAGGAAATGAGTATAATGCGGTACACAAAAATCTGGCTTCAGTAGAGGTGAGATTTGCCTTTGCATTCCCTGATGTATACGATATAGGCATGTCCCATCTGGGTATACGCATACTTTACGACATATTGAATAAAAGAGATGATACGTTTTGCGAGCGAGTTTTTGCCCCATGGGTCGATATGGAACAGCAGATGCGTCAGCATGAAATACCTCTGTTCGCTCTGGAAAGTGGCGATAGCATAGCTGATTTCGATATGCTCGGTTTTACGTTGCAGTATGAGATGAGTTATACCAATGTATTGAATATGTTGGATTTAGCAGGTATACCGATATGGAGCAAAGAACGCACCAATCGCCATCCTTTTGTGCTGGCTGGCGGACCATGCGCCTATAATCCCGAACCTTTGGCCGACATAATAGATTTCTTTCTTATCGGAGACGGCGAGGAAGCCATAGATGAAATAGTGAATTGCTATAAGACGTGGAAGCATAGCGGCGATACCGATAGGCAAAACTTTTTGAAGCACGTAGCATCTATAGATGGAGTGTATGTGCCATCGCTCTACGAGATTTCATATAATGATGATGGGACTATAAATGCCATAGCACCCAAGATAGATAGCCTCCCCCATACCATAAGGAAGCGCGTAGTAACGAACTTGAACAGCGCCGCTTATCCCGAACGCCCTATAGTGCCCTATATAGATATAGTACATGATCGTGCGGTGCTGGAGATATTCAGGGGTTGCACAAGGGGATGCCGCTTTTGCCAGGCTGGCATGGTCTATAGGCCTATACGTGAGCGCTCGGCTGATAGGTTGGTTGAATTGGCGGACAAGCTCGTTAGAGCAACCGGATATAGCGAGATGTCGCTTTCTTCTCTAAGTACAGGGGATTACAGCCAGTTGGAACAGCTTGTAAAGATTTTACTAGAAAAATTTCAAGAGGATAAAGTGGCATTATCATTGCCATCATTACGGTTGGACAGCATAGATAAAAGCCTCCTGGAACGCATCCAAAGCGTAAAAAAGACCGGTTTAACCTTTGCGCCGGAGGCCGGTACCCAGCGCTTACGGGACGTGATAAATAAGGGTATCACCGATGACGATATATTGCGTACCGTGGAATATGCCTTTCAACAAGGGTGGCAGTCGGTCAAACTATATTTTATGATAGGATTGCCTACTGAAACTGATGACGATTTATATGGTATAGCCGAAATGGCTCGTCGCATATTAGACGTCTATTATTCCATACCTAAAGATCAGCGCGGCAGGCATATAGATATTACAGTTAGTACGTCGTCTTTTGTGCCTAAACCGTTTACGCCGTTTCAATGGGACCCACAGGATAAAATAGACCGCTTATCATATAAGCAGCACTTGCTACAACAGCAATTACGCATGAAACATGTAACGTATCATTGGAGCGATAACCGTTTGAGCTTCATAGAGGCAGTATTTGCACGCGGCGATCGCCGCTTGGGAAGGGTATTGGCCGCTGCGTTGGCCAATGGTTGCCGATTCGATGCCTGGACCGATTATTTTAATTATGACGGTTGGCTTAAAGCTTTTGAACAATGCAGTATAAATCCTGAATTTTATGCCAGTCGGGTCCGTTCTTATGATGAAGTGCTTCCATGGGATCATATAGACGCCGGTGTGTCAAAGGATTTTCTTATACGAGAGCGTGAGAGAGCGTTGAAAGGCAAGACCACTTTCGACTGCCGACGTGCGTGTATAAAATGCGGTATAGAGCGATGGGAGGGTGTATGTGACAATGCGAATGCTAGTACACTTTAG
- a CDS encoding site-2 protease family protein: MKIGSFLGIDLILNRWLILLMIITALMGYVYHVAVLLAVIFIHEMSHAVTARAFGLYVSDVELMPFGGVAHVEALFEGDAKTELAVALAGPVANLIIISIITALNSYGMLNSDKWAYFISCNVILAVFNLLPGLPLDGGRILRALLSIPWGIKKATAAAVNTGRIIAAILCAIGVYILISGTFNPTFLVMGIFMFISLHHEKQKGTYIALRDITRKKETMMRSGTLPVVEIASVPSATIKDVMRHFISNKYNVVVVIDKDGRIKGYVGEIQIVNALMDYGPNVIMNKLI; encoded by the coding sequence TTGAAAATAGGCAGTTTCTTAGGTATAGACTTAATATTGAATCGATGGCTGATATTACTGATGATTATAACGGCGCTTATGGGCTATGTATATCATGTAGCCGTATTGTTAGCCGTTATATTTATACATGAAATGAGCCACGCTGTCACAGCAAGGGCTTTTGGCTTATACGTTAGCGATGTTGAGCTTATGCCCTTTGGCGGTGTGGCACATGTGGAGGCGTTATTTGAAGGTGATGCTAAAACCGAGTTGGCGGTGGCTTTAGCCGGACCGGTGGCTAACCTTATAATAATCTCAATTATAACAGCGCTGAATTCGTACGGTATGCTGAATTCAGATAAATGGGCTTATTTTATAAGCTGCAACGTCATATTGGCTGTATTTAATCTTCTGCCAGGCCTTCCGTTAGATGGCGGCCGTATTTTAAGAGCGCTGTTGTCAATACCCTGGGGTATAAAAAAAGCTACGGCAGCGGCTGTAAATACCGGAAGGATCATAGCCGCGATTTTATGCGCGATAGGGGTTTATATATTGATTTCAGGCACCTTCAATCCTACCTTTTTGGTAATGGGTATTTTTATGTTTATATCCCTGCATCACGAGAAGCAAAAGGGGACATATATAGCATTGCGAGATATAACGCGCAAGAAAGAAACCATGATGCGCAGCGGTACCTTGCCCGTTGTGGAAATAGCATCTGTGCCTTCGGCGACAATAAAAGATGTGATGCGCCATTTTATATCCAATAAATATAATGTGGTGGTAGTGATAGATAAGGACGGCAGGATAAAAGGATACGTGGGAGAAATACAGATTGTAAATGCCCTTATGGATTATGGGCCTAATGTGATTATGAATAAACTGATATAA
- a CDS encoding CarD family transcriptional regulator yields MLQIGDKVVYPMHGAGVVEAIEEKEILGVTQKYYILKLPVCDVKIMIPLSSADDIGIRHIIDEDESKRVLAALSQNNQDGDNTNWNRRYRINMDKIKSGDIYEVADVVRSLMIREKQKGLSAGERKMLNSAKQILVSELALANSTGTDEIERLIEERIWQGV; encoded by the coding sequence GTGCTTCAAATAGGCGATAAAGTCGTATATCCAATGCATGGTGCCGGTGTAGTAGAAGCTATAGAGGAAAAAGAAATATTAGGGGTTACACAAAAATACTATATATTGAAGTTGCCAGTATGTGATGTAAAGATAATGATACCACTATCCAGTGCGGATGATATTGGCATAAGGCATATAATAGATGAAGATGAGAGCAAAAGGGTTTTGGCTGCTTTGTCGCAGAACAATCAAGATGGTGATAACACCAATTGGAATCGGCGCTATAGGATTAATATGGATAAGATAAAGAGCGGGGATATATATGAAGTAGCGGACGTAGTTAGAAGCCTTATGATACGGGAAAAGCAAAAGGGCTTATCAGCCGGCGAACGCAAGATGCTCAACAGCGCCAAACAGATATTAGTAAGTGAGTTGGCATTAGCCAATAGCACTGGCACAGATGAAATAGAGAGGCTTATAGAAGAAAGAATATGGCAAGGCGTCTAA
- a CDS encoding TIGR03936 family radical SAM-associated protein: MRMLVHFSKENDLRFISHLDMVHAMERALRRADIPMAYSKGFSPHAKISFSAPTPLGIPSSAEYMDVHLVKPLSAKIFVQRLNDVLPSDMHVLEAMEIDDDVPGVLGKAAIGCYTIRPYESVQWISQSHINVLMSMNDIIMEKRTKKGLKEINIRPCIKELILMREGQYITTKLLLPSVGGINPDILLEAFNIYTDVRTDVGDMAIHKDDILLEDGRVLLTEQSSWVNL; encoded by the coding sequence ATGCGAATGCTAGTACACTTTAGCAAGGAGAACGATTTAAGGTTTATATCGCATCTTGATATGGTACACGCTATGGAAAGAGCGTTGCGCAGGGCCGATATACCGATGGCTTACAGCAAAGGGTTCAGTCCCCATGCGAAGATAAGTTTCTCAGCGCCCACGCCGTTGGGTATACCTAGCTCAGCCGAGTATATGGACGTGCATTTGGTTAAACCATTATCCGCAAAAATCTTTGTTCAAAGGCTAAATGATGTTTTACCGAGTGATATGCATGTGCTCGAAGCTATGGAAATAGATGATGATGTGCCCGGTGTTCTTGGCAAAGCAGCCATAGGTTGCTATACTATACGACCATATGAAAGCGTTCAATGGATATCGCAGTCGCATATCAATGTGCTCATGAGCATGAATGATATTATTATGGAAAAGCGAACTAAAAAAGGTTTAAAAGAAATCAATATAAGGCCATGTATAAAAGAATTGATTTTGATGCGAGAAGGGCAATATATAACTACAAAGCTGTTATTGCCCAGCGTGGGCGGTATAAACCCTGATATTTTGCTAGAAGCGTTTAATATTTATACCGATGTCAGGACAGATGTTGGCGATATGGCGATTCATAAGGACGATATATTGTTAGAGGATGGACGTGTGCTCCTTACTGAACAATCATCATGGGTAAATTTGTAA
- a CDS encoding D-alanyl-D-alanine carboxypeptidase family protein — protein MMKKKLLVIPMLILYILALAAYIPVAYAEPTSNDTLADDATVLSPPAVSAKNLILIDAKTGNALYSINPDQKAYPASITKILTAAIALEQGNLKDVVTIDEEASLGIPAGSSAIVMDKGEQFTLEQLLYGLMLISGNDAAVAIAKHISGTTDEFVNLMNQKAKEWGAKNSHFANPHGFHNDNHYTTAYDMAMIARHAMTIPKFRDIVSTTLYLDIPKTLRGDQRRWDNINFFVQPNSKYYYKGATGIKTGYTNQAHHTLVASAQHNGTELIAVLMGEPSKPVAWKDAAALMDYGFNAFARKIIATKGTPLGTVNITNGSTSESIEAVLDRDIDVMVPKVSEIIQPSVHLPSSITAPIKEGDVVGSVDYMIGKQKVASANLIAPQSITIKQAEAIPPLVTANSNSTTSSAWWQISLVLIIVAALWMLYSLKKSHDNDTYRF, from the coding sequence ATGATGAAGAAAAAGCTGCTTGTCATACCCATGCTTATATTATACATACTCGCACTTGCGGCATATATCCCGGTCGCATATGCCGAGCCAACGTCGAACGATACACTAGCTGACGATGCCACGGTCTTGTCGCCACCTGCTGTATCGGCTAAAAATCTCATTCTCATAGACGCTAAGACTGGCAATGCGCTATACAGCATAAATCCGGATCAAAAGGCTTATCCTGCCAGCATAACCAAGATATTGACCGCCGCCATTGCGTTGGAACAAGGAAATCTCAAAGACGTGGTAACTATAGATGAAGAGGCTTCTTTGGGTATACCAGCCGGTAGCAGCGCTATCGTCATGGACAAAGGTGAGCAATTCACTTTAGAACAGCTTCTATACGGCCTTATGCTTATATCCGGCAATGATGCCGCGGTAGCTATAGCCAAACATATATCGGGTACTACAGACGAATTTGTAAACTTGATGAATCAAAAGGCTAAAGAATGGGGAGCAAAAAACAGCCATTTCGCTAATCCTCACGGTTTCCACAACGATAATCACTATACCACTGCTTACGATATGGCCATGATAGCACGCCATGCCATGACCATACCTAAATTTCGCGATATAGTATCAACCACATTGTACCTTGATATACCGAAAACCTTAAGAGGGGATCAGCGTCGCTGGGATAATATAAACTTTTTCGTACAGCCAAACAGCAAATATTATTACAAAGGGGCTACCGGCATAAAAACCGGATATACCAACCAGGCACATCATACGTTGGTAGCATCAGCGCAACACAACGGTACGGAGCTCATAGCCGTATTGATGGGTGAACCAAGCAAACCAGTTGCTTGGAAAGATGCTGCAGCGCTCATGGACTATGGCTTTAATGCATTTGCTCGAAAGATAATAGCCACTAAAGGGACACCGCTCGGTACAGTAAATATCACCAATGGATCAACATCTGAAAGCATAGAAGCCGTATTAGATCGAGATATAGATGTTATGGTACCTAAGGTCAGTGAAATCATTCAACCGTCCGTACATCTTCCATCTTCCATAACGGCACCGATAAAAGAAGGCGATGTAGTGGGTAGCGTAGATTATATGATAGGTAAACAGAAGGTAGCTTCGGCCAATTTGATAGCTCCACAAAGCATAACTATAAAACAAGCGGAGGCAATTCCTCCGCTTGTCACAGCAAACAGTAACAGTACCACATCATCGGCATGGTGGCAGATAAGTCTTGTACTTATAATAGTGGCCGCATTATGGATGCTGTATTCGCTAAAAAAGTCCCATGATAATGACACCTATCGCTTTTAA
- a CDS encoding MBL fold metallo-hydrolase, with translation MKIRYLGHSCFQIESSDGIKIVTDPYSPMGIKMPKVEADIVTSSHSHYDHNYFEGVSGDFVVVNTAAPIRVKGINIRGFEAFHDDENGNKRGRNIIFVIEVDGVNVCHMGDLGHKLAKEQINSLGSVDVLLIPVGGFFTIGPEDAADIVKAIAPKIAIPMHFKPDIPQNVKFELPIVGADAFLSLLNGTKYGSDTLSIDKEHLPPSTQIIQLASAAELQKI, from the coding sequence ATGAAAATACGATATTTAGGGCACTCTTGTTTTCAGATAGAATCATCTGATGGTATAAAAATTGTTACCGATCCATACAGTCCTATGGGCATCAAAATGCCTAAAGTAGAGGCTGATATAGTTACATCCAGCCACAGCCATTATGATCATAACTATTTCGAGGGTGTAAGCGGGGATTTTGTAGTTGTGAACACTGCGGCTCCTATCCGGGTGAAAGGTATAAATATACGGGGATTTGAGGCCTTTCACGATGATGAGAATGGCAACAAGAGGGGTAGGAATATAATCTTCGTAATAGAAGTAGACGGCGTGAATGTATGCCATATGGGGGATTTGGGGCATAAATTAGCAAAAGAGCAGATCAATTCCTTAGGCAGCGTGGATGTACTACTTATACCGGTGGGAGGATTCTTTACTATAGGACCTGAAGATGCTGCAGATATTGTAAAAGCTATAGCGCCTAAAATAGCTATACCTATGCATTTTAAGCCTGATATACCTCAAAATGTAAAGTTTGAACTTCCAATAGTGGGAGCAGATGCCTTTCTATCGCTGCTAAATGGCACTAAATATGGCAGCGATACATTGAGTATAGATAAAGAACATCTGCCACCATCAACGCAGATTATACAGCTTGCTTCAGCCGCTGAATTACAAAAGATATAG
- a CDS encoding M23 family metallopeptidase, whose protein sequence is MDGQSNTAPRSIEDILADMNSDRHRWHNDIAKPVSTYEDKDGHSDKWRKLLTKIGICIVIVASILLLKSINAPFAKQVTSWVTAAFTTNVDIKDTVGQLKFVQNILPEFQRQVERVFSDISDETPAQQTDAVVPPVIDGEQRIDMIAPVNGQVTSKFGKRVNPIFQKEEIHTGIDIDSQADQPVVAVADGTVIEVGENSTEGRYVRIKHSEQVETLYAHAAEILVKQGQQVCKGDVIAKIGNSGLATGTHLHFEVWYKGQPVDPLEWINIKNQSSI, encoded by the coding sequence ATGGATGGACAAAGCAATACAGCGCCGAGAAGCATAGAGGACATACTGGCCGATATGAATTCCGATCGGCACCGTTGGCATAACGATATTGCCAAGCCAGTTTCAACCTATGAAGACAAGGATGGACATTCTGATAAATGGCGTAAACTGCTTACTAAAATAGGCATATGCATAGTAATAGTGGCATCCATACTGTTGCTTAAAAGTATAAATGCCCCTTTTGCGAAGCAGGTTACCAGTTGGGTGACTGCGGCTTTCACTACTAACGTCGATATAAAAGATACGGTGGGACAGCTCAAGTTTGTTCAGAATATATTGCCGGAATTCCAACGACAGGTGGAGAGGGTTTTCAGCGATATAAGCGATGAAACGCCGGCTCAGCAAACCGATGCTGTAGTACCGCCGGTTATAGACGGCGAACAGCGCATAGATATGATAGCGCCTGTCAATGGGCAGGTGACGTCAAAATTCGGCAAGAGGGTCAATCCAATATTTCAGAAGGAGGAAATACATACCGGTATAGATATAGATAGTCAGGCCGACCAACCTGTGGTGGCAGTAGCCGACGGTACGGTGATCGAGGTAGGGGAAAATAGTACCGAAGGCCGTTATGTCCGCATAAAACATTCGGAGCAAGTGGAAACGCTTTACGCCCATGCTGCCGAAATTTTAGTAAAACAAGGCCAGCAGGTGTGCAAAGGCGATGTCATAGCTAAAATTGGAAACAGTGGCTTAGCCACAGGCACACATCTGCATTTTGAGGTGTGGTATAAAGGCCAGCCGGTAGATCCCTTGGAGTGGATAAATATCAAAAATCAGTCATCCATTTAA
- a CDS encoding carbohydrate-binding protein codes for MVLNNDISTSDAIAVEPVPITPGERVIIRYKGFLSDEQAQDIYAHVGYGPNDNWQDVQDVKLQNSFNGWQGTVDIKHGGRFNICFKDNNSRWDNNYGHNWSYEIHNGSRR; via the coding sequence ATGGTATTGAATAATGATATAAGCACTTCCGACGCTATAGCTGTGGAACCTGTGCCTATAACACCGGGTGAGCGTGTAATCATACGTTATAAAGGCTTTTTATCCGATGAGCAAGCACAGGATATCTACGCACATGTAGGATACGGCCCCAACGACAATTGGCAGGATGTTCAAGACGTAAAATTACAAAACTCGTTTAATGGTTGGCAGGGAACGGTAGATATAAAGCACGGCGGCCGATTCAATATATGCTTTAAGGATAATAACTCCCGCTGGGACAACAACTACGGCCATAATTGGAGTTATGAAATCCACAATGGCAGCCGTCGATAA
- the rodA gene encoding rod shape-determining protein RodA, producing MVNKRFIKYIDYSLILAVTAIVFVGLFAISSATGAYYSGDYSTARMQLMWFIAGFIAMIIVISVDYKTIGNMAVYIYLFCLLMLVIVLLFGKEVNGSKSWLGVGGLGGQPSEFAKLGVVIMVAKVMSSYEDGIKNLKQFITVLIYIGIPLVLILKQPDLGTALVFIAIALGMFIIGGIDYKFMLTLIGAGAAAVPLAWKYVLEDYQKDRLLIFLDPYSDPMGNGFNVIQSMIAIGSGQITGRGLYHGSQSQFNFVPEQYTDFIFSVVGEELGFIVCASLIALYAYIIFKSIRISLRSKDKFGMLMVIGIISMLGFQIFENIGMTMGIMPITGIPLPFMSYGGSSLFTNMIALGLILNVGMRQHKIKF from the coding sequence ATGGTAAACAAAAGGTTTATTAAATATATAGATTACAGCTTAATACTAGCTGTTACGGCTATAGTATTCGTAGGACTATTTGCTATAAGCAGCGCTACAGGGGCTTATTATAGCGGGGATTACAGCACGGCTCGTATGCAGCTCATGTGGTTTATAGCCGGCTTTATAGCTATGATAATAGTCATTAGCGTAGATTATAAAACCATAGGTAATATGGCTGTTTATATATATCTCTTTTGTTTACTGATGCTGGTGATCGTATTGCTTTTTGGCAAAGAAGTAAACGGTTCCAAAAGCTGGCTGGGCGTAGGAGGGTTAGGTGGTCAGCCGTCTGAATTTGCCAAATTAGGCGTTGTAATAATGGTGGCTAAAGTGATGTCATCGTATGAGGACGGTATAAAGAACTTGAAGCAGTTTATAACCGTACTTATATATATAGGGATTCCTTTGGTATTGATACTCAAACAGCCGGACCTCGGAACAGCTCTAGTATTTATTGCTATAGCTTTGGGTATGTTCATCATAGGTGGTATAGATTATAAATTCATGCTGACATTAATAGGAGCCGGAGCTGCTGCCGTACCGCTGGCATGGAAATATGTTTTGGAGGATTATCAAAAGGATCGTTTGCTGATATTTTTGGATCCATACAGCGATCCCATGGGAAACGGCTTCAATGTCATACAATCTATGATAGCCATAGGGTCCGGACAGATTACAGGTAGAGGACTGTATCACGGCAGTCAAAGCCAATTTAATTTCGTTCCTGAGCAGTATACCGATTTTATTTTCTCGGTGGTTGGCGAGGAATTGGGATTTATAGTGTGCGCCTCGCTGATAGCATTGTATGCGTATATTATATTTAAGAGCATAAGGATTTCTTTGCGTTCCAAAGATAAATTTGGGATGCTCATGGTTATAGGTATAATATCTATGCTGGGTTTCCAAATATTCGAAAATATAGGTATGACTATGGGTATAATGCCTATAACGGGCATACCGCTGCCGTTTATGAGCTATGGTGGCAGTTCATTGTTTACTAATATGATAGCTCTCGGGTTGATATTAAACGTTGGAATGAGGCAGCATAAAATAAAGTTTTAA
- a CDS encoding PIN/TRAM domain-containing protein: MLITVLRIVFGIIGAIIGAGISLLISDSLTFSLSLWQSIALYAVCSIAGGIISFLLSNKFIHWMSSLTNWMERELQKVPLVDVLLGVVGLIISSVVAGLLIKPIMLIPVKWFATALVILIYVLLCYIGVTLAVKRKDDIIGLANMFKKNTSKDKQGASNAGNVMPKILDTSVIIDGRIFDICRTGFVEGPLIIPTFVLKELRHIADSSDALKRNRGRRGLDILNRIQKELDIDVQIVDVDFEDADEVDIKLLRLCKLYNGKVITNDYNLNKVADFQGIQVLNINELANAVKPMVLPGEEMLVQVVKDGKESGQGVAYLDDGTMIVVDGGKKHVGHTIGVMVTSVLQTAAGRMIFAKPKQMDKAG; encoded by the coding sequence ATGCTCATAACAGTGCTGAGAATAGTTTTTGGAATTATAGGTGCTATAATAGGAGCAGGTATATCATTATTGATATCTGATTCTTTGACGTTTAGTTTATCACTTTGGCAAAGCATCGCCCTATATGCTGTTTGTTCTATTGCAGGTGGCATCATATCGTTTTTATTATCCAACAAGTTTATACATTGGATGTCATCGCTTACCAATTGGATGGAACGAGAACTCCAGAAAGTGCCCTTGGTCGATGTTTTGCTGGGTGTAGTAGGTCTCATAATAAGCAGTGTAGTGGCTGGATTGCTGATCAAACCAATTATGCTTATTCCTGTTAAATGGTTTGCTACAGCTTTAGTTATATTAATCTATGTATTATTGTGCTATATAGGTGTGACTTTAGCTGTGAAGCGTAAAGACGACATAATTGGTCTCGCCAATATGTTTAAGAAAAATACTTCAAAAGATAAACAAGGCGCAAGCAATGCGGGCAATGTTATGCCAAAAATATTGGATACCAGTGTTATAATAGACGGCAGAATATTCGATATATGCCGTACCGGCTTTGTAGAGGGACCTCTTATAATACCTACTTTTGTACTTAAGGAACTGCGCCATATAGCCGATTCATCCGATGCGCTGAAACGCAATAGAGGCCGGCGTGGCCTGGATATATTGAACAGGATACAAAAAGAATTGGACATTGATGTACAGATAGTGGATGTAGATTTTGAAGATGCCGATGAAGTGGATATAAAGCTGCTCAGATTGTGCAAATTATATAATGGCAAGGTTATTACAAATGATTATAACCTCAACAAAGTGGCTGATTTTCAGGGCATTCAGGTATTGAACATAAATGAACTGGCAAATGCCGTAAAGCCCATGGTACTGCCCGGAGAAGAGATGCTGGTTCAAGTGGTTAAAGATGGCAAAGAGTCTGGGCAGGGCGTTGCTTATCTGGATGATGGTACTATGATAGTGGTAGATGGTGGTAAAAAGCACGTAGGCCATACCATAGGCGTTATGGTGACAAGTGTGCTTCAAACAGCGGCAGGGCGTATGATATTCGCTAAACCAAAGCAAATGGATAAGGCCGGATGA